One Methylobacterium sp. 77 DNA window includes the following coding sequences:
- a CDS encoding efflux RND transporter permease subunit, translated as MGLVQYALKFRITIYVLAVLMMLGGAAAVVVAPKDVLPTVDIPVVVVVWTYTGLSTSEMERRITTYAEFSLSNNVNNIARMESTTLQGTAIQKIYFDQAVSIDLAIAQTVSAMNSIRSTMPPGVQPPIVLRFSASSVPVIQLSLSSTSESLTKVYDYAQYRIRQRLTQVPGSTLPSPFGGTPRQIMVDLDLQALRALGLTALDVTNAMTAQNLTVPSGLAKIGEQQYPIQLNATPDAIEALNQVPIKVVGGQPVLVRDVANVRDGGPPQVNIVRADGLNSVLMRIFKNGTASTLDVVNNVKKALPDIRAAAPEGMALRELFDQSVFVSAAIEGVIHEAIIAAGLTGLTILLFLGSWRSTIVVLVSIPLSILTSLAILTSLGETINVMTLGGLALAVGILVDDATVAIENTYRLFEEGEPFRKSVVEGAAGIAKPALISTLSICAAFVSVFALTDTPKYLFTPQALAVVFAMLTSYVLSRTLVPVLIDVLVAREYEQHHGTGGEPPRRGRIARALGWVFGPIFRLAGRFRQGFETRFARFHRGYLGLLHVVLRRRFVTLATVAVIFMGTAVLFGFVGQDYFPQVESSQMTLHLRTRPGMRIETAEQTFAEVHSVVREIIPEGEIDQILDNIGLPANNYNFAFSDGSFVANNDGQMLINLKEGHGSVAGYTKRLREMLRDRFPDLIVYFQPSDIITQILNFGTLAQIDIQVSGRNTAKDLAVAQNIVRRLKETRGAVDVHLHQIVGTPQFFVDVDRRLASELGLTEQQIAQGLNVSLSGSFQVTPNFWTDPKTGIPYQLWVQTPEYRNDSLTALQNTPLLVNGNSDAPGVLTLLSSVSTMRREGSQTVINHVNTQPTFNIYAAVQDSDLGSVAKDIRRIVEEEQKALPAPDKITVRGQIENMQSAFFRMGVGLSIALVAVYLLMAVNFQSWGDPLVVLAALPLAFCGIVASLFITGTTFSIPSLFGAIMSVGIASANSILLVTFAKEHREATGCGAAEAALLAGETRLRPVLMTAGAMFLGLIPMALGTGEGGEQNAALARAVMGGIAIGTPSTLLFVPFLYTLLRRGKVEPLQDYA; from the coding sequence ATGGGCCTCGTCCAGTATGCTCTGAAGTTTCGCATCACGATCTACGTGCTCGCCGTGCTGATGATGCTCGGCGGAGCCGCGGCCGTGGTCGTGGCACCTAAGGACGTACTGCCGACCGTCGATATCCCGGTCGTCGTCGTGGTGTGGACCTATACCGGCCTTTCGACCTCCGAGATGGAGCGTCGCATCACCACCTACGCGGAGTTCTCGCTCTCCAACAACGTCAACAACATCGCCCGAATGGAATCGACGACGCTCCAGGGCACGGCGATCCAGAAGATCTATTTCGATCAGGCGGTGAGTATCGATCTCGCCATCGCTCAGACCGTCTCGGCGATGAATTCGATCCGGTCGACCATGCCCCCGGGCGTCCAGCCGCCCATCGTCCTGCGCTTCTCAGCCTCGTCCGTTCCGGTGATCCAGCTCTCGCTCTCCTCCACGAGTGAGAGCCTGACCAAAGTCTACGATTACGCCCAGTACCGCATCCGGCAGCGGCTGACCCAGGTGCCGGGCTCGACACTGCCTTCGCCCTTCGGTGGAACGCCGCGCCAGATCATGGTCGATCTCGACCTCCAGGCGTTGCGCGCGCTCGGTCTGACCGCCCTCGACGTCACCAATGCCATGACGGCGCAGAACCTGACCGTACCGTCGGGTCTCGCCAAGATCGGAGAGCAGCAATATCCGATCCAGCTCAACGCGACTCCCGATGCCATCGAGGCGCTCAATCAGGTCCCGATTAAGGTAGTGGGCGGGCAACCGGTGCTGGTGCGCGATGTCGCCAATGTGCGTGACGGCGGCCCGCCGCAGGTGAACATCGTGCGGGCCGACGGCCTCAACTCGGTGTTGATGCGCATCTTCAAGAACGGCACCGCCTCGACCCTCGATGTCGTCAACAACGTGAAAAAGGCCTTGCCCGACATCCGCGCCGCCGCGCCCGAGGGCATGGCGCTCCGCGAATTGTTCGACCAGTCGGTCTTCGTCTCGGCCGCCATCGAGGGTGTGATCCACGAGGCGATCATCGCCGCCGGCCTCACCGGCCTGACGATCCTGCTGTTCCTCGGCTCATGGCGTTCCACCATCGTGGTGCTGGTCTCGATCCCGCTCTCGATCCTGACATCGCTGGCGATCCTCACGTCGCTCGGCGAGACCATCAACGTCATGACGCTCGGCGGTCTCGCCTTGGCGGTGGGCATCCTCGTCGATGACGCGACGGTTGCGATCGAGAACACCTATCGGCTGTTCGAAGAGGGCGAGCCGTTCCGCAAGTCCGTGGTCGAGGGTGCGGCGGGCATCGCCAAGCCGGCGCTGATCTCGACCCTCTCGATCTGCGCCGCCTTCGTCTCGGTCTTCGCGCTCACCGACACGCCGAAATACCTGTTCACGCCGCAGGCGCTGGCGGTCGTGTTCGCGATGCTGACGTCCTACGTCCTGTCACGCACCCTGGTGCCTGTTCTCATCGACGTGCTGGTGGCGCGCGAATACGAACAGCATCACGGGACGGGTGGGGAGCCGCCGCGAAGGGGCCGCATCGCGCGCGCGCTGGGGTGGGTGTTCGGACCGATCTTCCGCCTCGCCGGGCGTTTCCGCCAAGGTTTTGAAACGCGCTTCGCCCGGTTCCACCGTGGCTATCTCGGTCTGCTGCACGTGGTCCTGCGGCGCCGCTTCGTCACGCTCGCGACGGTGGCGGTGATCTTCATGGGGACGGCCGTTCTGTTCGGCTTCGTCGGGCAGGATTACTTCCCGCAGGTCGAATCGAGCCAGATGACGCTGCACCTGCGCACCCGGCCGGGCATGCGCATCGAGACCGCCGAACAGACCTTCGCCGAAGTCCATTCCGTCGTCCGCGAGATCATTCCCGAGGGCGAAATCGATCAGATTCTCGACAATATCGGCCTGCCCGCGAACAACTACAATTTCGCCTTCTCGGACGGATCGTTCGTCGCCAACAACGACGGCCAGATGCTGATCAACCTCAAGGAGGGGCACGGCTCGGTAGCGGGATACACTAAGCGCCTGCGCGAGATGCTGCGCGACCGATTCCCCGATCTGATCGTCTATTTCCAGCCGTCCGACATCATCACGCAGATCCTCAATTTCGGCACGCTGGCACAGATCGACATTCAGGTGTCCGGCCGCAACACGGCCAAGGATCTCGCGGTCGCGCAGAACATCGTCCGGCGCCTCAAGGAGACGCGCGGCGCGGTGGACGTCCATCTCCACCAGATCGTCGGCACCCCGCAATTCTTCGTCGATGTGGACCGTCGCCTGGCCTCCGAGCTCGGCCTGACCGAGCAGCAGATCGCGCAGGGGCTCAACGTCTCGCTGTCGGGCTCCTTCCAGGTGACACCGAACTTCTGGACCGACCCGAAGACCGGCATTCCCTACCAGCTCTGGGTGCAGACCCCGGAATACCGGAACGACAGCCTCACCGCGCTCCAGAACACCCCGCTCCTCGTCAACGGCAATTCCGATGCGCCGGGGGTTCTCACCCTCCTCTCCAGCGTATCGACCATGCGCCGCGAGGGCTCGCAGACGGTGATCAACCACGTCAACACGCAGCCGACCTTCAACATCTACGCCGCGGTCCAGGATTCCGATCTCGGCTCGGTGGCGAAAGACATCCGCAGGATCGTCGAGGAAGAGCAGAAGGCCCTGCCGGCGCCGGACAAGATCACCGTGCGTGGGCAGATCGAGAACATGCAATCGGCCTTCTTCCGCATGGGCGTCGGGCTCTCGATCGCGCTGGTGGCGGTCTACCTGCTCATGGCCGTGAACTTCCAGAGCTGGGGCGATCCTCTCGTTGTGCTGGCAGCCCTGCCGCTCGCCTTCTGCGGAATCGTGGCGAGCCTGTTCATCACCGGCACGACCTTCTCGATTCCGTCACTCTTCGGGGCGATCATGTCGGTGGGTATCGCCAGCGCCAATTCCATCCTCCTCGTCACCTTCGCCAAGGAGCATCGGGAGGCGACGGGCTGCGGCGCGGCCGAAGCGGCGCTTCTCGCCGGCGAGACGCGGCTGCGGCCGGTGCTGATGACGGCGGGTGCGATGTTTCTGGGCTTGATCCCGATGGCGTTGGGGACCGGCGAGGGCGGCGAGCAGAACGCGGCTCTGGCGCGCGCGGTGATGGGTGGGATCGCCATCGGTACGCCGTCGACGCTGCTCTTCGTGCCGTTCCTCTACACCCTCCTACGCCGGGGCAAGGTCGAGCCGCTTCAGGATTACGCATGA
- a CDS encoding M48 family metallopeptidase translates to MPAPSVHGTYFDGQSARAHPVSLVLEDSLEITGRDLRLAWSLPDLVAGDTARPLMRVGPTGSAARVEFTDEGLAEALKERCPGLYRTDPSASGGRLRLVLWSIAAGISVIGLAVYGVPAIAVRLAPVIPAAMEARIGGAVDGQIGRLLGDPPLCDDASARAVLDRLIQRMTANGDLSVDPAVTIRRHGIANALTLPGGRVVVLSELIDKSDTPDEFAGVLAHEFGHVAAHDPMRALLAASGSSFLLSLVLGDLTGSTIIVAVGQAAISAGYSREAENAADAYSVEVMRRSGGDATALATILRRIAKDDAKDEFASLLRSHPYTAERADRIAEMAGTETVGRRILDEAEWATLKGICRNLPAKSVK, encoded by the coding sequence GTGCCGGCACCCTCGGTTCACGGCACGTATTTCGATGGCCAGAGCGCCAGGGCCCATCCTGTGTCCCTCGTCCTCGAGGACAGTCTGGAGATCACCGGGCGCGACCTGCGCCTCGCCTGGAGCCTGCCCGATCTGGTGGCCGGAGACACGGCGCGCCCGCTCATGCGGGTCGGCCCGACCGGAAGCGCCGCCCGGGTCGAGTTCACCGACGAGGGTCTGGCCGAGGCGCTCAAGGAACGATGCCCCGGCCTGTATCGGACCGATCCCTCCGCATCGGGTGGTCGCCTGCGTCTCGTCCTGTGGTCGATCGCGGCCGGGATCTCGGTGATCGGTCTGGCGGTCTACGGTGTTCCGGCCATCGCAGTCCGCCTGGCCCCGGTGATCCCCGCGGCGATGGAAGCGCGGATCGGCGGGGCGGTGGACGGGCAAATCGGCCGATTGCTGGGCGACCCGCCCTTATGCGACGACGCTTCGGCGCGGGCCGTCCTCGATCGGCTGATCCAGCGGATGACGGCGAATGGCGACCTGTCGGTCGATCCGGCAGTGACCATCCGCAGGCACGGCATCGCCAACGCACTGACCCTTCCTGGCGGCCGGGTCGTCGTGCTCTCGGAGCTCATCGACAAGTCCGACACGCCCGACGAGTTCGCCGGCGTGCTCGCCCACGAATTCGGCCATGTCGCCGCGCACGATCCCATGCGGGCTTTGCTAGCAGCGAGCGGAAGCTCGTTCCTCCTCAGCCTCGTTCTCGGCGATCTCACCGGCTCGACGATCATTGTGGCGGTGGGCCAGGCCGCCATCTCCGCAGGCTATTCGCGCGAGGCCGAGAATGCGGCGGATGCCTATTCGGTGGAGGTGATGCGGCGGTCGGGCGGTGACGCCACCGCTCTCGCCACGATCCTCCGGCGCATCGCCAAGGACGACGCCAAGGACGAGTTCGCGAGCCTGCTGCGCAGCCATCCCTACACGGCGGAGCGCGCCGACCGCATCGCCGAGATGGCGGGCACCGAGACCGTCGGCCGGCGCATTCTCGACGAAGCGGAATGGGCAACGCTCAAGGGCATCTGCCGCAACCTGCCGGCCAAATCCGTGAAATAG
- a CDS encoding DUF898 family protein, with protein sequence MSQPPVNETPSGMGRSGAITFDRRLQGLTGIAVRGFLLTLVTFGIYRFWYISELRRYFWNRTVVDGSPAEYTGTGKELFLGFLVAIAILIPIYVLIFIATISAPSVAAFGSGLSFLVLFVLGKFAVYRGRRYRASRTLWRGIRLGQDGSAITYALMAIGWSLLTLLTLGLAFPFMRASLERYRINHTLIGSSRMESTARGRSLLLPWLTFYVVVLLPIAAAFLAFLSATDFSSIPGDLFVPRQGGKPGEFVFNRVYDHTPILTFGALLINTVSITVPLGVLLIPFYRARETRIFMNAASLGPVRLMSTLKARQFYWPYLVYFLSLVGFVLVLGLVIGGAALLLRTKGMESSLHWAIVLCIMIGYFAFVLLFSVLYVRVITARLWAAVATTTTIENADGLDAILASSRRVGSGLNEGLADALDVGGALEVGF encoded by the coding sequence ATGTCGCAGCCGCCAGTCAACGAGACGCCATCCGGGATGGGGCGCTCCGGAGCGATCACCTTCGACAGGCGACTCCAGGGGCTCACCGGCATCGCCGTACGTGGCTTCCTCCTTACCCTGGTCACGTTCGGCATCTATCGGTTCTGGTACATCTCCGAGTTGCGGCGCTATTTCTGGAACCGCACGGTGGTCGATGGCAGCCCGGCCGAATATACCGGAACCGGCAAGGAGCTGTTCCTCGGCTTCCTCGTCGCCATCGCCATCCTGATTCCCATCTACGTCCTGATCTTCATCGCAACGATCTCGGCACCATCGGTCGCCGCCTTCGGCAGCGGCCTGTCCTTCCTGGTCCTGTTCGTCCTCGGCAAGTTCGCGGTGTATCGTGGCCGGCGCTATCGCGCCTCGCGCACCCTGTGGCGCGGCATCCGACTCGGACAGGACGGATCGGCGATCACCTACGCGCTGATGGCGATCGGCTGGTCGCTGCTCACGCTCCTGACCCTCGGCCTCGCCTTCCCCTTCATGCGCGCGAGCCTCGAGCGCTACCGCATCAATCATACGCTGATCGGGTCGAGCCGGATGGAATCCACCGCGCGCGGGCGCTCGCTCCTGCTGCCCTGGCTGACATTCTACGTGGTCGTTCTCCTGCCCATCGCCGCTGCGTTCCTGGCCTTCCTCTCGGCAACCGATTTCTCCTCCATTCCCGGCGACCTGTTCGTTCCCAGGCAAGGCGGCAAGCCCGGCGAGTTTGTCTTCAACAGAGTCTACGACCACACGCCCATCCTCACCTTCGGGGCACTCCTCATCAACACAGTCAGCATCACGGTGCCCCTCGGCGTTCTCCTCATCCCGTTCTACCGGGCACGCGAGACGCGGATCTTCATGAACGCGGCAAGCCTCGGCCCGGTGCGGCTGATGTCGACACTGAAGGCTCGCCAGTTCTACTGGCCGTATCTCGTCTACTTCCTGTCGTTGGTCGGGTTCGTCCTGGTCCTGGGTCTCGTGATCGGCGGCGCCGCCCTGCTCCTGCGGACGAAGGGCATGGAAAGCAGTCTCCACTGGGCGATCGTCCTCTGCATAATGATTGGCTATTTTGCCTTCGTTCTGCTGTTCTCGGTGCTCTATGTCCGGGTCATCACGGCGCGGCTCTGGGCGGCGGTCGCCACCACCACGACCATCGAGAATGCTGACGGTCTCGACGCCATCTTGGCCTCGAGCCGCCGCGTAGGCAGCGGCCTCAACGAAGGACTCGCCGACGCACTCGATGTCGGCGGTGCGCTCGAAGTGGGGTTCTAG
- a CDS encoding YbdD/YjiX family protein, with amino-acid sequence MALSSSELRDRLKTFSKCVCDGARLMVGQGDYEAYAAHIRRTHADQEPMSERDFYRNRENARFGVGNRNGFRCC; translated from the coding sequence ATGGCGCTGTCGTCGTCGGAATTGCGGGATCGGCTGAAGACCTTCTCGAAATGCGTCTGCGACGGCGCCCGGCTCATGGTGGGACAGGGCGATTACGAGGCCTATGCCGCCCATATCCGCCGGACCCATGCCGATCAGGAGCCGATGAGCGAGCGCGATTTCTACCGCAACCGGGAGAATGCCCGGTTCGGTGTGGGTAATCGGAACGGATTCCGTTGCTGCTGA